The following are encoded together in the Panthera leo isolate Ple1 chromosome B4, P.leo_Ple1_pat1.1, whole genome shotgun sequence genome:
- the LOC122223806 gene encoding uncharacterized protein LOC122223806 isoform X1, whose amino-acid sequence MTPVNQEGGLTRHGICQHLHLRLAAPRTVRKKCLLFSPRLWCSVTAARAKTLRWFLLPSLLKDVSSYTDFLVHGHFFPSTSVIPRQLSVFSLLLRRSFVFLSGYTEDLYPVLYTVVNLLPESHGWRSRGAGGKLALGCTTAVCNPQRGWLGLALASPGLTLDLICSVACGQTWLSSLASCWCRSPLSPDELCHFPQFLNLTTFSGLLRPWGHRCCRTDLHPLLSQSKWNLVWVF is encoded by the exons ATGACACCTGTGAATCAGGAAGGGGGTCTCACCAGACACGGGATCTGCCAGCACCTTCACCTGAGACTTGCAgcccccaggactgtgagaaagaaatgtctgCTGTTTAGCCCCAGACTGTGGTGTTCTGTTACGGCAGCCCGAGCTAAGACACTAAG aTGGTTTCTCTTGCCGTCACTTCTGAAGGATGTTTCATCGTACACAGATTTCCTGGTTCACGGTCATTTCTTTCCCAGCACTTCAGTGATACCGCGTCAATTGTCAGTATTTTCCTTACTCCTTCGAAggtcatttgtctttctttctggcTACACTGAAGATTTGTATCCTGTCCTTTACACGGTGGTCA ATCTGCTGCCAGAGAGTCATGGTTGGAGATCCAGAGGAGCAGGTGGGAAGTTGGCCCTCGGATGCACCACCGCCGTCTGTAACCCGCAGAGGGGCTGGCTGGGTCTGGCCTTGGCTTCGCCTGGCTTGACTCTAGACTTGATTTGCTCTGTGGCTTGTGGCCAAACCTGGCTCTCCAGCCTGGCTTCTTGCTGGTGTAGGTCTCCGCTCTCCCCAGACGAGCTCTGCCATTTCCCCCAGTTTTTGAACCTCACAACCTTCTCAGGATTGCTCAGACCCTGGGGCCACCGTTGTTGTAGGACAGACTTACATCCGCTCCTGTCTCAGTCTAAATGGAACCTTGTCTGGGTTTTCTGA
- the LOC122223806 gene encoding uncharacterized protein LOC122223806 isoform X5: protein MTPVNQEGGLTRHGICQHLHLRLAAPRTVRKKCLLFSPRLWCSVTAARAKTLRWFLLPSLLKDVSSYTDFLVHGHFFPSTSVIPRQLSAARESWLEIQRSRWEVGPRMHHRRL from the exons ATGACACCTGTGAATCAGGAAGGGGGTCTCACCAGACACGGGATCTGCCAGCACCTTCACCTGAGACTTGCAgcccccaggactgtgagaaagaaatgtctgCTGTTTAGCCCCAGACTGTGGTGTTCTGTTACGGCAGCCCGAGCTAAGACACTAAG aTGGTTTCTCTTGCCGTCACTTCTGAAGGATGTTTCATCGTACACAGATTTCCTGGTTCACGGTCATTTCTTTCCCAGCACTTCAGTGATACCGCGTCAATT ATCTGCTGCCAGAGAGTCATGGTTGGAGATCCAGAGGAGCAGGTGGGAAGTTGGCCCTCGGATGCACCACCGCCGTCTGTAA
- the LOC122223806 gene encoding uncharacterized protein LOC122223806 isoform X2 has protein sequence MSVVTCVSNTLSQQLCSFSCVSTSSASASRQPELGSICQTTDLLPESHGWRSRGAGGKLALGCTTAVCNPQRGWLGLALASPGLTLDLICSVACGQTWLSSLASCWCRSPLSPDELCHFPQFLNLTTFSGLLRPWGHRCCRTDLHPLLSQSKWNLVWVF, from the exons ATGAGTGTTGTTACGTGTGTCAGCAATACTTTGAGTCAACAACTATGTAGCTTTTCCTGTGTGTCCACCTCCTCTGCATCCGCTAGCCGCCAGCCGGAATTAGGTTCCATCTGCCAGACGACAG ATCTGCTGCCAGAGAGTCATGGTTGGAGATCCAGAGGAGCAGGTGGGAAGTTGGCCCTCGGATGCACCACCGCCGTCTGTAACCCGCAGAGGGGCTGGCTGGGTCTGGCCTTGGCTTCGCCTGGCTTGACTCTAGACTTGATTTGCTCTGTGGCTTGTGGCCAAACCTGGCTCTCCAGCCTGGCTTCTTGCTGGTGTAGGTCTCCGCTCTCCCCAGACGAGCTCTGCCATTTCCCCCAGTTTTTGAACCTCACAACCTTCTCAGGATTGCTCAGACCCTGGGGCCACCGTTGTTGTAGGACAGACTTACATCCGCTCCTGTCTCAGTCTAAATGGAACCTTGTCTGGGTTTTCTGA
- the LOC122223806 gene encoding uncharacterized protein LOC122223806 isoform X3, producing MTPVNQEGGLTRHGICQHLHLRLAAPRTVRKKCLLFSPRLWCSVTAARAKTLRWFLLPSLLKDVSSYTDFLVHGHFFPSTSVIPRQLSVFSLLLRRSFVFLSGYTEDLYPVLYTVICCQRVMVGDPEEQVGSWPSDAPPPSVTRRGAGWVWPWLRLA from the exons ATGACACCTGTGAATCAGGAAGGGGGTCTCACCAGACACGGGATCTGCCAGCACCTTCACCTGAGACTTGCAgcccccaggactgtgagaaagaaatgtctgCTGTTTAGCCCCAGACTGTGGTGTTCTGTTACGGCAGCCCGAGCTAAGACACTAAG aTGGTTTCTCTTGCCGTCACTTCTGAAGGATGTTTCATCGTACACAGATTTCCTGGTTCACGGTCATTTCTTTCCCAGCACTTCAGTGATACCGCGTCAATTGTCAGTATTTTCCTTACTCCTTCGAAggtcatttgtctttctttctggcTACACTGAAGATTTGTATCCTGTCCTTTACACGGTG ATCTGCTGCCAGAGAGTCATGGTTGGAGATCCAGAGGAGCAGGTGGGAAGTTGGCCCTCGGATGCACCACCGCCGTCTGTAACCCGCAGAGGGGCTGGCTGGGTCTGGCCTTGGCTTCGCCTGGCTTGA
- the LOC122223806 gene encoding uncharacterized protein LOC122223806 isoform X4: MTPVNQEGGLTRHGICQHLHLRLAAPRTVRKKCLLFSPRLWCSVTAARAKTLRYPPMVSLAVTSEGCFIVHRFPGSRSFLSQHFSDTASIICCQRVMVGDPEEQVGSWPSDAPPPSVTRRGAGWVWPWLRLA, translated from the exons ATGACACCTGTGAATCAGGAAGGGGGTCTCACCAGACACGGGATCTGCCAGCACCTTCACCTGAGACTTGCAgcccccaggactgtgagaaagaaatgtctgCTGTTTAGCCCCAGACTGTGGTGTTCTGTTACGGCAGCCCGAGCTAAGACACTAAGGTATCCACCT aTGGTTTCTCTTGCCGTCACTTCTGAAGGATGTTTCATCGTACACAGATTTCCTGGTTCACGGTCATTTCTTTCCCAGCACTTCAGTGATACCGCGTCAATT ATCTGCTGCCAGAGAGTCATGGTTGGAGATCCAGAGGAGCAGGTGGGAAGTTGGCCCTCGGATGCACCACCGCCGTCTGTAACCCGCAGAGGGGCTGGCTGGGTCTGGCCTTGGCTTCGCCTGGCTTGA